From one Eucalyptus grandis isolate ANBG69807.140 chromosome 9, ASM1654582v1, whole genome shotgun sequence genomic stretch:
- the LOC120288290 gene encoding uncharacterized protein LOC120288290 yields MVFFCFLVDQKRKVKSSKPAAGICSRCGGGASVADMKTATRFICVPFYWKSWKAIICTFCGATLRSYR; encoded by the coding sequence ATGGTGTTCTTCTGCTTTCTTGTGGATCAGAAGAGGAAGGTGAAGAGCAGCAAGCCAGCGGCCGGGATCTGCTCGAGGTGCGGCGGGGGCGCCAGCGTTGCTGACATGAAAACTGCCACTCGGTTTATCTGCGTCCCCTTTTATTGGAAGTCCTGGAAAGCCATAATCTGCACCTTCTGCGGAGCCACTCTTCGGTCTTACCGATGA